A genomic region of Rhodanobacter sp. contains the following coding sequences:
- a CDS encoding ABC-F family ATP-binding cassette domain-containing protein, with amino-acid sequence MIAFRHFALRRGSRLLLSDIDLVIQSGWRLGVIGRNGCGKSSLFAALQGQVEADAGDIDLPAKLRLASVAQETPALPDPAIDYVLGGDIELSTALRDEAEAQASGDAEAMARAHHRIEELHGYDARARAGRLLHGLGFAPETHERAVKEFSGGWRVRLNLARALMAPSELLLLDEPTNHLDLDAVLWLEEWLRRYQGTLLIISHDREFLDGVIDHTLHLVDGGARLYTGNYSAFERLRAEQLRQQQIAHEREQAERAHLQSFIDRFKAKASKAKQAQSRMKRLEKMAGTEAVRAERAFHFQFARPDRVPDSMLQLEEVTAGYPAGSREEGNDHLPGHDAPSREATVILRDVRFRLEAGERIGLLGPNGAGKSTLVKTLVGELAPLAGERKAHKDLKIGYFAQHTVESLREGASPFDHLQDKAPGAAAQALRDFLGTWNFAGDRAFESVDGFSGGERARLALALIAWDKPNLLLLDEPTNHLDLDMREALADALADFDGALVLVSHDRHLLGMVSDSFWRVADGVVEPFDGDLDDYARWLRARGSANKKAAKAEAKPAAPVESPDERRRNAAQQRENEKAARQRVKKVEARVATIDAELKALEAQLADPDTYNGSTAALMKLGQQQSELRREKETLEAEWMALYESLEA; translated from the coding sequence ATGATCGCGTTCCGCCATTTCGCCCTTCGCCGCGGCAGCCGCCTGCTGTTGTCCGACATCGACCTGGTGATCCAGAGCGGCTGGCGGCTGGGCGTGATCGGCCGCAACGGCTGCGGCAAGTCCAGCCTGTTTGCGGCGTTGCAGGGGCAGGTGGAGGCCGACGCCGGCGACATCGACCTTCCGGCGAAACTTCGCCTGGCCTCGGTCGCGCAGGAGACGCCTGCGTTGCCCGATCCGGCCATCGACTACGTGCTGGGCGGCGACATCGAACTGTCCACGGCCCTGCGCGACGAAGCCGAAGCTCAGGCCAGCGGCGACGCCGAGGCGATGGCGCGCGCCCATCACCGCATCGAGGAACTGCACGGCTACGACGCACGCGCCCGCGCCGGTCGTCTGCTGCACGGCTTGGGCTTCGCGCCGGAAACGCACGAGCGCGCGGTGAAGGAGTTCTCCGGCGGCTGGCGTGTGCGCCTGAACCTGGCGCGTGCGCTGATGGCGCCGTCCGAACTGCTGCTGCTCGACGAACCCACCAACCATCTCGACCTCGACGCCGTGCTGTGGCTGGAGGAATGGCTGCGCCGCTACCAGGGCACCTTGTTGATCATCTCGCACGACCGCGAGTTCCTCGACGGCGTGATCGACCACACCCTGCACCTGGTCGACGGCGGTGCGCGGCTCTACACCGGCAACTACAGCGCGTTCGAGCGCCTGCGCGCGGAGCAGCTGCGCCAGCAGCAGATCGCGCACGAGCGCGAGCAGGCCGAGCGCGCGCATCTGCAGAGCTTCATCGACCGCTTCAAGGCCAAGGCCAGCAAGGCCAAGCAGGCGCAGTCGCGCATGAAGCGGCTGGAAAAAATGGCCGGCACCGAGGCGGTGCGCGCCGAACGCGCGTTCCACTTCCAGTTCGCCAGGCCCGATCGCGTGCCCGATTCCATGCTGCAGCTGGAAGAAGTGACCGCCGGCTATCCGGCCGGTTCGCGCGAGGAAGGCAACGACCATCTGCCCGGCCACGACGCGCCCAGCCGCGAGGCCACGGTGATCCTGCGCGACGTGCGTTTCCGTCTCGAAGCCGGCGAGCGCATCGGCCTGCTCGGCCCCAATGGCGCGGGCAAGTCCACCCTGGTGAAGACCCTGGTGGGCGAACTCGCACCGCTGGCCGGCGAGCGCAAGGCGCACAAGGATCTGAAGATCGGCTACTTCGCCCAGCACACGGTGGAAAGCCTGCGCGAAGGCGCCAGCCCGTTCGACCACCTGCAGGACAAGGCGCCCGGAGCCGCCGCGCAGGCATTGCGCGACTTCCTCGGCACCTGGAACTTCGCCGGCGACCGCGCCTTCGAGTCGGTGGACGGCTTCTCCGGCGGCGAGCGCGCGCGCCTCGCACTGGCCCTGATCGCCTGGGACAAGCCCAACCTGCTGCTGCTCGACGAACCCACCAACCACCTCGACCTCGACATGCGCGAAGCGCTGGCCGATGCGTTGGCCGACTTCGACGGCGCGCTGGTGCTGGTGTCGCACGACCGCCATCTGCTCGGCATGGTCAGCGACAGCTTCTGGCGTGTGGCCGACGGCGTGGTCGAGCCGTTCGACGGCGACCTCGACGACTACGCGCGCTGGCTGCGCGCGCGCGGCTCGGCGAACAAGAAGGCCGCCAAGGCCGAAGCGAAGCCGGCGGCGCCGGTCGAATCGCCGGATGAGCGGCGCCGCAACGCCGCCCAACAGCGCGAGAACGAGAAAGCCGCGCGACAGCGCGTGAAGAAGGTCGAGGCGCGCGTGGCCACCATCGATGCCGAATTGAAGGCGCTGGAAGCGCAGCTGGCCGACCCGGACACCTACAACGGTTCCACCGCGGCCCTGATGAAGCTGGGCCAGCAGCAGTCCGAGCTGCGCCGCGAGAAGGAGACGCTGGAGGCGGAATGGATGGCGCTGTATGAGTCATTGGAAGCCTGA
- a CDS encoding agmatine deiminase family protein, translated as MTEPRWRLPAEWEPQAAVLIAWPHAGTDWAERLAEVETTYVALAAAITRFQKLIVVAADDAVREHAESLLRTAGVDLARVRFVQLPYDDTWLRDSGPVTLTAGDGAFQLADFRFTGWGGKFGAERDDALIAGLVREGVFGQAGHRRIDWALEGGGIESDGDGSVLTTWKCLHQRHPEQSRAAMDAILMDGLHANRILWLDHGYLEGDDTDAHIDTLARFAPGERIVYQACDDASDKHHAELARMGDELAALRTADGRPYALHPLPWAQPIIDDGRRLAASYANYLIVNGAVLVPAYGDAADDEAARVIAAAHPGREVVQVPCRPLIWQNGSLHCITMQLPAGLV; from the coding sequence ATGACCGAACCACGCTGGCGTCTGCCCGCCGAATGGGAACCGCAAGCCGCCGTGCTGATCGCCTGGCCGCACGCCGGCACGGACTGGGCCGAACGCCTCGCCGAAGTGGAAACCACCTACGTGGCGCTGGCTGCGGCGATCACCCGCTTCCAGAAGCTGATCGTGGTGGCGGCGGACGACGCCGTGCGCGAGCATGCCGAATCGCTGCTGCGCACGGCAGGCGTCGACCTCGCCCGCGTCCGCTTCGTGCAACTGCCTTACGACGACACCTGGCTGCGCGATTCCGGCCCGGTCACGCTGACGGCGGGCGACGGCGCCTTCCAGCTTGCCGATTTCCGCTTCACCGGTTGGGGCGGAAAGTTCGGCGCGGAACGCGACGACGCGCTGATCGCCGGGCTGGTACGCGAAGGCGTGTTCGGCCAGGCCGGCCATCGCCGCATCGACTGGGCCCTGGAAGGCGGCGGCATCGAGAGCGACGGCGACGGCAGCGTGCTCACCACCTGGAAGTGCCTGCACCAGCGCCACCCGGAACAGAGCCGCGCGGCGATGGACGCGATCCTGATGGACGGCCTGCACGCCAACCGCATCCTGTGGCTGGACCACGGCTACCTGGAAGGCGACGACACCGACGCACACATCGACACCCTCGCCCGCTTCGCGCCCGGCGAACGCATCGTGTACCAGGCCTGCGACGACGCAAGCGACAAACATCACGCGGAGCTGGCGCGCATGGGCGATGAACTCGCCGCGTTGCGCACCGCCGACGGCCGTCCATACGCCCTGCATCCGCTGCCGTGGGCGCAGCCCATCATCGACGATGGCCGCCGCCTCGCCGCCTCGTATGCGAACTACCTGATCGTCAACGGCGCAGTGCTGGTGCCCGCCTACGGCGATGCGGCCGACGACGAGGCGGCGCGCGTCATCGCCGCCGCGCATCCGGGCCGCGAGGTGGTGCAGGTGCCTTGCCGCCCGCTGATCTGGCAGAACGGCAGCCTGCACTGCATCACCATGCAGCTGCCGGCCGGACTGGTATGA
- a CDS encoding carbon-nitrogen hydrolase: protein MTRKTLKVALLQETDRGSREANLDAIEAGLREAARAGAELVLLQELHNGPYFCQHESVDLFDLAESIPGPSTARIGKLAEELKLVVVASLFEKRAAGLYHNTAVVFDRSAAIAGKYRKMHIPDDPAFYEKFYFTPGDLGFEPVQTSVGKLGVLVCWDQWYPEAARLMALAGAELLLYPTAIGWDPNDAEAEQDRQREAWVTVQRGHAVANGLPLLSCNRTGYEADPTGVGAGIRFWGTSFVAGPQGEFLAQAGTEQRELLIAEIDMQRSEQVRRIWPFLRDRRIDAYGDLLKRFRD from the coding sequence ATGACCCGCAAGACACTCAAAGTCGCGCTGCTGCAGGAAACCGACCGCGGCAGCCGCGAGGCCAACCTCGACGCCATCGAAGCCGGCCTGCGCGAAGCGGCCAGGGCCGGCGCCGAGCTGGTGCTGCTGCAGGAGCTGCACAACGGCCCGTATTTCTGCCAGCACGAGTCGGTGGACTTGTTCGACCTCGCCGAGAGCATCCCCGGCCCCAGCACCGCGCGCATCGGCAAGCTGGCCGAGGAGCTGAAGCTGGTGGTGGTGGCCTCGCTGTTCGAGAAGCGCGCGGCCGGCCTGTACCACAACACCGCCGTGGTGTTCGACCGCTCGGCGGCGATCGCGGGCAAGTACCGCAAGATGCACATCCCCGACGACCCGGCGTTCTACGAGAAGTTCTACTTCACGCCGGGCGACCTCGGCTTCGAGCCGGTCCAGACCTCGGTGGGCAAGCTCGGCGTGCTGGTGTGCTGGGACCAGTGGTACCCCGAGGCCGCGCGCCTGATGGCCCTGGCTGGCGCGGAACTGCTGCTCTACCCGACGGCCATCGGCTGGGACCCGAACGACGCGGAGGCCGAGCAAGATCGCCAGCGCGAAGCCTGGGTCACCGTGCAGCGCGGCCATGCCGTGGCCAACGGCCTGCCGCTGCTGTCCTGCAATCGCACCGGGTACGAGGCCGACCCGACGGGCGTCGGCGCCGGCATCCGGTTCTGGGGCACCAGCTTCGTGGCCGGGCCGCAGGGCGAGTTCCTCGCGCAGGCCGGCACCGAACAACGCGAACTGCTGATCGCCGAGATCGACATGCAGCGCAGCGAGCAGGTGCGCCGCATCTGGCCGTTCCTGCGCGACCGCCGCATCGACGCCTACGGCGACCTGCTCAAGCGCTTCAGGGACTAG
- a CDS encoding TraB/GumN family protein — protein sequence MSDTESVQPLPVVLQDQPIEHVTRDGVEYVVLGTAHVSRTSMEAVDALLEHEHFDAVAVELCESRAQGMRDPDAFKRMDLFQVIRQGKAGMVAASLVLSTFQKRLAEQSGIQPGAEMKAAMDGAAARQLPLWLIDREVGTTLKRAWHSVGFWQRFGLLGGLLASVFEREQIEADEIEKLKQGDMLESAFSEFASESKPLYQSLIAERDAYMAARLREEAARSPSGAPRRVLVVIGAGHLKGMCEWLREQQGDPATTTADLAQSPPKARWPKWLAVGLVLAVFGAIAWAFHQNATLGTQALAAWVLFTGGFAALGAIAAGAHPLSILAAFVSAPLKPFRPGIPSGGISAMAEAWVRRPRVADFDSLRDDIVHWSGWWKNRVARTLLNFFLVCLGTIVGEYSAGIHIFRSLV from the coding sequence ATGAGCGACACCGAATCCGTCCAGCCCCTGCCCGTCGTGCTGCAAGACCAGCCTATCGAGCACGTGACCCGCGATGGCGTGGAATACGTGGTGCTGGGCACGGCCCACGTCTCGCGCACCAGCATGGAGGCGGTGGACGCGCTGCTGGAGCACGAACATTTCGACGCAGTCGCGGTGGAACTCTGCGAGAGCCGCGCGCAAGGCATGCGCGATCCCGATGCGTTCAAGCGCATGGACCTGTTCCAGGTGATACGCCAGGGCAAGGCCGGCATGGTCGCGGCCAGCCTGGTGCTGTCCACCTTCCAGAAACGCCTCGCCGAGCAGTCCGGCATCCAGCCCGGCGCCGAGATGAAGGCCGCGATGGACGGCGCCGCCGCACGCCAGCTGCCGCTTTGGCTGATCGACCGCGAGGTCGGCACCACGCTCAAGCGCGCCTGGCACAGCGTGGGTTTCTGGCAGCGCTTCGGCCTGCTCGGCGGCCTGCTCGCCAGCGTGTTCGAGCGCGAGCAGATCGAAGCGGACGAAATCGAGAAGCTCAAGCAGGGCGACATGCTGGAGAGCGCCTTCAGCGAATTCGCCAGCGAGTCCAAGCCGCTGTACCAGAGCCTGATCGCCGAACGCGATGCCTACATGGCCGCTCGCCTGCGCGAGGAGGCCGCGCGCTCGCCTTCCGGCGCGCCGCGCCGCGTGCTGGTGGTGATCGGCGCCGGGCACCTGAAAGGCATGTGCGAGTGGCTGCGCGAACAGCAAGGCGACCCGGCAACGACCACGGCCGACCTAGCGCAATCGCCGCCCAAGGCCCGCTGGCCGAAATGGCTGGCGGTCGGCCTGGTGCTGGCCGTGTTCGGCGCCATCGCCTGGGCCTTCCACCAGAACGCGACGCTGGGCACGCAGGCGCTCGCTGCATGGGTGCTGTTCACCGGAGGCTTCGCCGCACTGGGCGCGATTGCCGCCGGCGCGCACCCGCTCAGCATCCTCGCCGCGTTCGTCTCCGCACCGCTCAAGCCGTTCCGCCCCGGCATACCGTCCGGCGGCATCAGCGCCATGGCCGAGGCCTGGGTGCGCCGCCCGCGCGTGGCCGATTTCGACAGCCTACGCGACGATATCGTGCACTGGAGCGGCTGGTGGAAGAACCGCGTGGCGCGCACCCTGCTGAACTTCTTCCTGGTCTGCCTCGGCACCATCGTGGGCGAATACAGCGCAGGCATCCACATCTTCCGCAGCCTGGTCTGA
- a CDS encoding hypothetical protein (frameshifted, insertion/deletion at around 1896681;~possible pseudo due to internal stop codon) has product MRRALTLLSFGAVLALASAPLLASGDPAAGKTKATACFACHGADGNAVDPQYPRLAGQYNEYLQQVLHEYKDGERNNPIMKGMVATLSDQDIEDISAYFSSLPTKLDTLKGHVQGD; this is encoded by the coding sequence ATGCGACGCGCACTCACCCTGCTTTCGTTCGGCGCCGTCCTGGCGCTCGCCTCGGCCCCGTTGCTGGCCAGCGGCGATCCTGCCGCCGGCAAGACCAAGGCCACGGCCTGCTTCGCCTGTCACGGCGCCGACGGCAACGCGGTCGACCCGCAGTACCCGCGCCTCGCCGGCCAGTACAACGAGTACCTCCAGCAGGTGCTGCACGAGTACAAGGACGGCGAGCGCAACAACCCGATCATGAAGGGCATGGTGGCCACGTTGTCCGACCAGGACATCGAGGACATCTCCGCCTACTTCTCCAGCCTGCCGACCAAGCTGGACACGCTGAAGGGGCACGTGCAGGGCGATTGA
- a CDS encoding NfuA family Fe-S biogenesis protein — protein MIEISERAQQHFRRLLAQQGNEGMGIRLCVTAPGTAAANCELEFCEPAELAGNEWTIECAGFDFHVAGDSARWLDGASIDFEPNATGGLLNIRAPKIKGDVPGLEAGVIERVRYVLDAEINPQLASHGGRVTLLEVDAEGVVLLQFGGGCHGCGMVDVTLKQGVEKTLRERVPEVTAVRDATDHSDGKQPYYSKHEGKSALG, from the coding sequence ATGATCGAGATTTCCGAACGCGCGCAGCAGCACTTCCGCCGCCTGCTGGCGCAGCAGGGCAACGAAGGCATGGGCATCCGCCTCTGCGTGACCGCGCCGGGTACGGCGGCGGCCAATTGCGAGCTGGAGTTCTGCGAGCCGGCGGAGTTGGCCGGCAACGAATGGACGATCGAATGCGCCGGCTTCGACTTCCACGTCGCGGGCGACAGCGCCCGGTGGCTGGACGGTGCCAGCATCGACTTCGAGCCGAATGCCACCGGCGGCCTGCTCAACATCCGCGCGCCGAAGATCAAGGGCGACGTGCCGGGACTGGAGGCTGGCGTGATCGAGCGCGTGCGCTACGTGCTCGATGCCGAGATCAATCCGCAGCTGGCTTCGCACGGCGGCCGCGTGACCCTGCTGGAGGTGGATGCCGAAGGCGTGGTGCTGCTGCAGTTCGGCGGCGGCTGCCACGGCTGCGGCATGGTGGACGTCACGTTGAAGCAAGGTGTGGAAAAGACCCTGCGCGAGCGCGTGCCCGAGGTGACCGCGGTGCGCGACGCCACCGACCACAGCGATGGCAAGCAGCCGTACTACAGCAAGCACGAAGGCAAGTCGGCGCTGGGTTGA
- a CDS encoding 4a-hydroxytetrahydrobiopterin dehydratase, giving the protein MNIHDYANQHCQPRKGKEHALGADEIARLLPLLPGWQLNADGNAIVKDFRFPDFHRTLGFINAVGFMANHEDHHPDIEAGYGHCQLLWSTHDVGGLSLNDIVCAAKVEALLAH; this is encoded by the coding sequence ATGAACATCCACGACTACGCCAACCAGCATTGCCAGCCGCGCAAGGGCAAGGAACACGCGCTGGGTGCGGACGAGATCGCCCGCCTGCTGCCGCTGTTGCCGGGCTGGCAGTTGAACGCGGACGGCAACGCCATCGTCAAGGATTTCCGTTTCCCCGACTTCCACCGCACGCTGGGTTTCATCAATGCCGTGGGCTTCATGGCCAACCACGAGGATCACCACCCGGACATCGAGGCCGGCTACGGCCATTGCCAACTGCTGTGGTCCACGCATGACGTGGGCGGCCTGTCGCTCAACGACATCGTCTGCGCCGCCAAGGTCGAGGCACTGCTGGCGCATTGA
- a CDS encoding RluA family pseudouridine synthase, whose translation MQTATSRDVPHGVRQVAIGPERDGQRIDNALATLLKGVPKSMIYRLLRTGQVRVNGKRAKPDTRLTDGDMLRIPPIRQGESVEQRAAPETMVASVAESVIFEDKHFLVIDKPSGIASHGGSGVSHGAIELLRAARPNESLELVHRLDRDTSGVLVLAKSRAGLTGLQAAIRGGEVTKQYLCLMVGHPPKAKFDVNAPLRKFALQGGERMVRVSDDGKPALTFFREMEQYPGARLMQATLGTGRTHQIRVHAAHVGHPLAGDPKYGDREMNKRLREMGLQRLFLHASHLSFELDGRLYSFSAPLPDELKAFLDVLAVKGKHLPYIQAARKSRGDHP comes from the coding sequence ATGCAGACGGCAACTTCCCGCGACGTACCTCACGGTGTGCGTCAAGTCGCGATTGGCCCCGAGCGGGACGGCCAGCGTATCGACAATGCTCTGGCGACCCTGCTCAAGGGGGTGCCGAAAAGCATGATCTACCGCCTGCTTCGTACCGGCCAGGTGCGGGTGAATGGCAAGCGCGCCAAGCCGGATACGCGGCTAACTGACGGCGATATGCTTCGAATTCCGCCGATCAGGCAGGGAGAGAGCGTCGAGCAGCGGGCTGCGCCGGAGACCATGGTGGCCTCGGTGGCCGAGTCGGTGATCTTCGAGGACAAGCACTTCCTGGTGATCGACAAGCCGTCCGGCATCGCCAGCCACGGTGGCAGCGGGGTCAGCCATGGCGCCATCGAGCTGCTGCGTGCGGCGCGCCCGAACGAATCGCTGGAACTGGTGCACCGGTTGGATCGCGACACCAGCGGCGTGCTGGTGCTGGCCAAGTCCCGCGCCGGCCTGACCGGCTTGCAGGCGGCGATCCGCGGCGGCGAGGTCACCAAGCAGTATCTCTGCCTGATGGTCGGCCATCCGCCCAAGGCGAAGTTCGACGTCAACGCGCCGCTGCGCAAGTTCGCCCTGCAGGGCGGCGAGCGCATGGTGCGGGTCAGCGACGACGGCAAGCCCGCGCTGACCTTCTTCCGCGAGATGGAGCAGTACCCCGGTGCCCGCCTGATGCAGGCCACGCTGGGTACCGGTCGCACCCACCAGATCCGCGTGCATGCCGCCCATGTCGGCCATCCGCTGGCGGGCGACCCGAAGTACGGCGACCGCGAGATGAACAAGCGACTCCGCGAGATGGGGTTGCAGCGCCTGTTCCTACACGCCTCGCACCTCAGCTTCGAGCTGGATGGGCGCCTGTACAGCTTTTCCGCGCCCTTGCCGGACGAGCTGAAGGCCTTCCTCGACGTGCTGGCGGTGAAAGGCAAGCACCTGCCTTACATCCAGGCGGCCCGGAAGTCCCGTGGCGATCATCCTTAG